The following are from one region of the Sandaracinus amylolyticus genome:
- a CDS encoding FHA domain-containing protein — protein MSELVFGSGIAFTDAARQARGGTESTLEPVLGAAQLIGTPPEGAEDEDWSFQTRAMTHGAASMRLGIDLWRAVVFPVRKVTKTFPGTILVGRASSSDVLVDHPSISKLHARIRRAPDGTYTLQDAGSRNGTAIGGKPVGSTEVALPPGATVRLGDWTLRFERLAETLVLLRSS, from the coding sequence ATGAGCGAGCTGGTCTTCGGGAGCGGCATCGCCTTCACCGACGCGGCTCGACAGGCGCGCGGGGGAACGGAGTCGACGCTCGAGCCGGTGCTCGGCGCCGCCCAGCTGATCGGGACGCCGCCCGAGGGCGCCGAGGACGAGGACTGGTCCTTCCAGACCCGCGCGATGACCCACGGCGCCGCGAGCATGCGGCTCGGGATCGATCTCTGGCGCGCGGTCGTGTTCCCGGTGCGGAAGGTCACGAAGACGTTCCCCGGGACGATCCTCGTCGGGCGCGCGAGCTCGAGCGACGTGCTCGTCGATCATCCGAGCATCTCGAAGCTCCACGCGCGCATCCGCCGCGCCCCCGACGGGACGTACACGCTGCAGGACGCGGGATCGCGCAACGGCACGGCGATCGGCGGCAAACCGGTGGGCTCCACCGAGGTCGCGCTCCCCCCCGGCGCGACGGTCCGGCTCGGTGACTGGACCCTCCGTTTCGAGCGGCTCGCCGAGACGCTCGTCCTCCTCCGCTCGTCGTGA
- a CDS encoding DNA-3-methyladenine glycosylase I, with the protein MRRVDGLIRGTDGRARCAWPGDDALYLDYHDREWGRPIADDRRLFEKIVLEGFQSGLSWRTILHKRARFREVFHDFDPARVARFGERDVARLLADPGIIRHRGKIEAAIANARAAVTLIEQEGSLARVIWCFEPPAKERPARIDLATVKAMPTTPASERLAKALKARGFRFFGPTTAYAMMQAVGLVNDHFEGCALRDEVEAARAAFARPR; encoded by the coding sequence ATCCGCCGGGTGGACGGGCTGATCCGAGGGACCGACGGGCGCGCGCGCTGCGCGTGGCCGGGCGACGACGCGCTCTACCTCGACTATCACGATCGCGAGTGGGGTCGTCCGATCGCCGACGATCGTCGGCTCTTCGAGAAGATCGTGCTCGAGGGGTTCCAGTCCGGGCTCTCGTGGCGGACGATCCTCCACAAGCGCGCGCGCTTCCGCGAGGTGTTCCACGACTTCGATCCCGCGCGGGTCGCGCGCTTCGGCGAGCGCGACGTGGCGCGTCTGCTCGCCGATCCCGGGATCATCCGGCACCGCGGGAAGATCGAGGCCGCGATCGCGAACGCACGTGCCGCGGTGACGCTGATCGAGCAGGAAGGCTCGCTCGCGCGCGTGATCTGGTGCTTCGAGCCGCCCGCGAAGGAGCGCCCGGCGCGCATCGATCTCGCGACGGTGAAGGCGATGCCGACGACGCCCGCGAGCGAGCGGCTCGCGAAGGCGCTCAAGGCGCGCGGCTTCCGCTTCTTCGGGCCGACGACCGCGTACGCGATGATGCAGGCGGTGGGCTTGGTGAACGATCACTTCGAGGGCTGCGCGCTGCGCGACGAGGTCGAGGCCGCGCGCGCCGCGTTCGCGCGCCCGCGCTAG
- a CDS encoding NUDIX hydrolase has product MKLPITRGPRERRVPEGDDKPRLVCPECAYVAYENPKIVVGSVVTSEDGRVLLCRRAIEPRRGFWTLPAGYLELGESPEHGAMREAREEACAEIALDGLLAVYSITHISQVQLFYRARMVREECAPGMESLEVRLFAWDEIPWSELAFPTVHWALGHFEASRGRALGQPFGNVEGGPPDPVG; this is encoded by the coding sequence ATGAAGCTCCCGATCACGCGTGGCCCGCGCGAGCGACGGGTGCCCGAGGGCGACGACAAGCCGCGCCTCGTCTGTCCCGAGTGCGCCTACGTCGCGTACGAGAACCCGAAGATCGTCGTGGGCTCGGTGGTGACCTCGGAGGACGGACGCGTGCTGCTCTGTCGTCGCGCGATCGAGCCGCGGCGTGGGTTCTGGACGTTGCCCGCGGGCTATCTCGAGCTCGGCGAGTCGCCCGAGCACGGCGCGATGCGCGAGGCGCGCGAGGAAGCGTGCGCCGAGATCGCGCTCGACGGGCTGCTCGCGGTCTACTCGATCACGCACATCTCGCAGGTGCAGCTCTTCTATCGCGCGCGGATGGTGCGCGAGGAGTGCGCGCCGGGGATGGAGTCGCTCGAGGTGCGGCTCTTCGCGTGGGACGAGATCCCGTGGAGCGAGCTCGCGTTCCCCACCGTGCACTGGGCGCTCGGGCACTTCGAGGCGTCGCGAGGTCGCGCGCTCGGGCAGCCGTTCGGGAACGTCGAGGGCGGTCCGCCCGATCCGGTGGGCTGA
- a CDS encoding TetR/AcrR family transcriptional regulator: protein MVTKGEETRAAVLDHAIALASELGLEGVTIGLLADRAGMSKSGLFAHFKSKESLQLAILEETLSRFVQSVVLPSLKKPRGEPRVRALFERWLDFACAMPGGCIVVQAMAELDDRPGPVRDRLEAAQRDWLDTLATAVRIAKEEGHFEARIAPEQLAYEIAALAHGHHLISRMLRDTEADARVRRGFDRMIRHARGSSD from the coding sequence ATGGTCACCAAGGGTGAAGAGACGCGAGCTGCCGTGCTCGACCACGCGATCGCGCTGGCGAGCGAGCTCGGGCTCGAGGGCGTGACCATCGGCCTGCTCGCGGACCGCGCGGGCATGAGCAAGAGCGGGCTCTTCGCGCACTTCAAGTCGAAGGAGTCGCTGCAGCTCGCGATCCTCGAGGAGACGCTCTCGCGCTTCGTGCAGAGCGTGGTGTTGCCCTCCTTGAAGAAGCCGCGCGGCGAGCCCCGGGTGCGCGCGCTCTTCGAGCGCTGGCTCGACTTCGCGTGCGCGATGCCGGGCGGGTGCATCGTGGTCCAGGCGATGGCGGAGCTCGACGATCGCCCGGGCCCGGTGCGCGATCGCCTCGAGGCCGCGCAGCGCGACTGGCTCGACACCCTCGCGACCGCGGTCCGCATCGCCAAGGAAGAAGGGCACTTCGAGGCCCGCATCGCGCCCGAGCAGCTCGCGTACGAGATCGCGGCGCTCGCCCACGGGCACCACCTCATCTCGCGCATGCTGCGCGACACCGAGGCCGACGCGCGGGTGCGCCGCGGCTTCGATCGAATGATCCGCCACGCGCGGGGATCCTCGGACTGA
- a CDS encoding alpha/beta hydrolase, producing MSEIDGSLDVSSENSTNVRPRDRGDAIPAALKAARAALQVAAAASPDVAARLAERIFTTVRRAPRPARELEALARARHFLIPSEGAPLAAWEWGEAGPRVLLVHGWEGRGSQLAPIGERLAALGFRAVAFDAPAHGDTPGATCTFFDVANAIQHAARALGPLHAIVAHSMGGAALTWAVRSHGLAKRYVVIAPPADLRDFSRGFARMMGLSDDLRARMEQRIEERYDVSLEDVVTEKTAATQYAPLLVVHDLGDQEVPFDKGRRLADAWPGATLMRTEGLGHRRILREREVVRAVERFVAWGLEPS from the coding sequence ATGTCCGAGATCGACGGTTCCCTCGATGTGTCCTCGGAAAATAGCACGAACGTTCGGCCTAGAGATCGCGGGGACGCGATCCCCGCGGCGCTGAAGGCCGCACGCGCCGCGCTGCAGGTCGCGGCCGCTGCGTCGCCCGATGTCGCGGCCCGTCTCGCCGAGCGGATCTTCACGACCGTGCGTCGTGCGCCCCGCCCGGCGCGCGAGCTCGAGGCGCTCGCGCGCGCTCGTCACTTCCTCATCCCGAGCGAAGGCGCGCCCCTCGCGGCGTGGGAGTGGGGCGAGGCCGGCCCGCGTGTGCTGCTGGTGCACGGATGGGAAGGACGCGGGTCGCAGCTCGCGCCGATCGGCGAGCGCCTCGCCGCGCTCGGCTTCCGCGCGGTCGCGTTCGATGCGCCGGCCCACGGCGACACCCCGGGCGCGACCTGCACGTTCTTCGACGTCGCGAACGCGATCCAGCACGCGGCGCGCGCCCTCGGTCCGCTGCACGCGATCGTCGCCCACTCGATGGGCGGCGCCGCGCTGACGTGGGCGGTGCGCAGCCACGGTCTCGCGAAGCGCTACGTCGTGATCGCGCCGCCCGCGGATCTGCGCGACTTCTCGCGCGGCTTCGCGCGGATGATGGGGCTCTCCGACGACCTCCGCGCGCGCATGGAGCAGCGCATCGAGGAGCGCTACGACGTGTCGCTCGAGGACGTCGTCACCGAGAAGACCGCGGCGACGCAGTACGCGCCGCTGCTCGTGGTGCACGACCTCGGCGATCAGGAGGTGCCCTTCGACAAGGGCCGTCGCCTCGCCGACGCGTGGCCGGGCGCGACGCTGATGCGCACCGAGGGCCTCGGCCATCGCCGCATCCTGCGCGAGCGCGAGGTCGTGCGCGCGGTGGAGCGCTTCGTCGCGTGGGGGCTCGAGCCGTCTTGA
- a CDS encoding VOC family protein, with translation MTIPFHLAFPVNDLEAARAFYAGLLGCRVGREDARWIDFDFFGHQITAHLVSAKSGSASANEVDGDDVPVRHFGAILPWEQWHTTRDALRDKGVRFVIEPRIRFAGQVGEQATMFFEDPSGNAIELKSFKDPARIFAR, from the coding sequence ATGACGATCCCCTTCCACCTCGCGTTCCCGGTGAACGATCTCGAAGCAGCGCGCGCCTTCTACGCCGGGCTGCTCGGCTGTCGCGTGGGGCGCGAGGACGCGCGCTGGATCGACTTCGACTTCTTCGGACACCAGATCACGGCGCACCTCGTCAGCGCGAAGAGCGGGAGCGCGAGCGCGAACGAGGTCGACGGCGACGACGTCCCGGTGCGGCACTTCGGGGCGATCCTGCCGTGGGAGCAGTGGCACACGACCCGCGACGCCCTGCGCGACAAGGGCGTGCGGTTCGTGATCGAGCCGCGCATCCGCTTCGCGGGCCAGGTGGGCGAGCAGGCGACGATGTTCTTCGAGGACCCGTCGGGGAACGCGATCGAGCTCAAGAGCTTCAAGGATCCCGCTCGGATCTTCGCGCGGTAG
- a CDS encoding RluA family pseudouridine synthase — MSTPRVVIADKPSGVSVHRGWDDSRDTMMHRLRDALGTWVYPVHRLDRATSGALVVALDPDTARVLSASFQEGRVEKEYVALVRGALDAPGTVDHAIPAREGGERVPAITEYTPIAIARDRYTLVRCRPRTGRQHQIRRHMKHLSRPLLGDTTYGDGKENRKMREEIALHRLALHAERIVIPDPDDETRTLEGRAPLPDDLRAPLERLGFPPDVLDTIGR; from the coding sequence GTGTCGACCCCCCGCGTCGTGATCGCCGACAAGCCCTCGGGCGTGTCGGTGCATCGGGGCTGGGACGACTCGCGCGACACGATGATGCACCGCCTGCGCGATGCGCTCGGCACGTGGGTGTACCCGGTGCACCGCCTCGATCGCGCGACCAGCGGCGCGCTCGTGGTCGCGCTCGATCCCGACACCGCGCGCGTGCTCTCGGCGTCGTTCCAGGAGGGACGCGTCGAGAAGGAGTACGTCGCGCTGGTGCGCGGCGCGCTCGACGCGCCGGGCACCGTCGATCACGCGATCCCGGCGCGCGAGGGCGGCGAGCGTGTCCCCGCGATCACCGAGTACACGCCGATCGCGATCGCGCGCGATCGCTACACGCTGGTGCGCTGTCGTCCCCGCACCGGACGGCAGCACCAGATCCGTCGCCACATGAAGCACCTGAGCCGCCCGCTGCTCGGCGACACGACCTACGGCGACGGCAAGGAGAACCGGAAGATGCGCGAGGAGATCGCGCTGCACCGGCTCGCGCTGCACGCCGAGCGCATCGTGATTCCCGATCCCGACGACGAGACGCGCACGCTCGAAGGGCGCGCCCCGCTCCCCGACGATCTGCGCGCGCCGCTGGAGCGCCTGGGCTTCCCGCCCGACGTGCTCGACACGATCGGCCGCTGA
- a CDS encoding helix-turn-helix transcriptional regulator → MASADFPSTHETLVTPVAKSVSHRIRERRHALGLSQSGLAELAGVSPELVSRIERGRCLPSLPTLVTFANVLRTTPNDLLGFEQPLADEELRPLLDAVNALGPAQRAEIRRIAEALAKYQSDVPPASDGRQRRESGFTQRAPTTQGKRPGEIS, encoded by the coding sequence TTGGCGAGCGCCGATTTCCCTAGTACTCACGAGACCCTAGTGACTCCCGTCGCCAAGAGCGTGTCGCATCGCATCCGCGAGCGCCGCCACGCCCTCGGGCTCTCGCAGAGCGGCCTGGCCGAGCTCGCGGGTGTCTCGCCCGAGCTCGTGAGCCGCATCGAGCGCGGGCGCTGTCTGCCATCGCTACCGACCCTCGTGACGTTCGCCAACGTGTTGCGGACCACACCGAACGACTTGCTCGGGTTCGAGCAACCGCTCGCGGACGAAGAGCTGAGGCCTCTGCTCGACGCCGTGAACGCGCTCGGTCCGGCGCAGCGCGCGGAGATCCGTCGCATCGCGGAGGCGCTCGCGAAGTACCAGAGCGACGTGCCGCCCGCATCCGACGGGCGACAACGGCGCGAGAGCGGCTTCACACAGCGAGCGCCGACCACACAGGGCAAACGCCCCGGCGAGATCAGCTAA
- a CDS encoding amidohydrolase family protein, which produces MRRVSWSTYVLLSLALVGCPGGNSPADAGPPDATTSGDDDAATPIDAAQTPIDASTPIDAAMPDGGTTPTGSTAAPPAEIVRTGTGGFLLRGTVLAPDGPIVDGEVLIVGDSITCVADDCSASPSADTVTIIDTHATISAGLIDAHNHATYDFLPEWVPADMALFGNRYEWRADDDYRAHVEPEARLESWGSGDPRNRQHMCAALRYAELRSVIHGTTTMMGQAPDRQCAQGLVRSAEHAHGLGTNTMRTTISGACESAMNDAARVSIVSAFRAGDATRHAVHMGEGYTGGGAATDPTRELDCYAGRHRYTTSLLFDTDGTPFGAALFIHAVPFDDDDLIESMGAGAHFVWSPSSNILLYGRTAPIGRMLELGLPVALGPDWTVSGSDEVLSEMRFALEWAAAEGVAQVTPEALVEMATLGGADAVDLGAHIGRLAPGLRADVVVFGRVASSDPYLAVTDSRAADVRLVMIDGRAYYGDLALEDATAFNGSCDTIDACGASKFLCAAGTTEAATAGAETVDEIESLLRNYLETGWLQDPDGTGPLAPEPRAFVLDGDDLAPLIDCSL; this is translated from the coding sequence ATGCGCCGAGTGTCGTGGTCGACGTACGTCCTGCTCTCGCTCGCGCTCGTCGGATGCCCCGGTGGTAACTCGCCCGCCGACGCAGGCCCACCCGACGCGACGACCTCGGGCGACGACGACGCCGCGACGCCGATCGACGCTGCCCAGACCCCGATCGATGCATCGACGCCGATCGACGCAGCGATGCCCGACGGCGGCACCACACCCACCGGCTCCACCGCCGCGCCGCCCGCCGAGATCGTGCGCACCGGCACCGGCGGCTTCCTGCTGCGCGGCACCGTGCTCGCGCCGGACGGACCGATCGTCGATGGCGAGGTGCTGATCGTCGGCGACTCGATCACGTGCGTCGCCGACGACTGCAGCGCGTCGCCCTCGGCCGACACCGTCACGATCATCGACACCCACGCGACGATCTCCGCGGGCCTCATCGACGCGCACAACCACGCGACCTACGACTTCCTGCCCGAGTGGGTGCCCGCGGACATGGCGCTCTTCGGCAATCGCTACGAGTGGCGCGCCGACGACGACTATCGCGCCCACGTCGAGCCCGAGGCCCGCCTCGAGTCGTGGGGCAGCGGCGATCCTCGCAACCGCCAGCACATGTGCGCCGCGCTCCGCTACGCCGAGCTGCGCTCGGTGATCCACGGCACCACGACGATGATGGGCCAGGCGCCGGATCGACAGTGCGCGCAGGGCCTGGTGCGCAGCGCCGAGCACGCGCACGGTCTCGGCACCAACACGATGCGCACCACGATCTCCGGTGCGTGCGAGAGCGCGATGAACGACGCCGCGCGCGTCTCGATCGTGAGCGCGTTCCGCGCCGGCGATGCCACGCGCCACGCGGTCCACATGGGCGAGGGCTACACCGGAGGCGGCGCCGCGACCGATCCCACGCGCGAGCTCGACTGCTACGCGGGCCGCCATCGCTACACCACCTCGCTGCTCTTCGACACCGACGGCACGCCGTTCGGCGCCGCGCTCTTCATCCACGCGGTGCCGTTCGACGACGACGATCTGATCGAGTCGATGGGCGCCGGCGCGCACTTCGTGTGGTCGCCCTCGAGCAACATCCTGCTCTACGGCCGCACCGCGCCGATCGGTCGCATGCTCGAGCTCGGCCTGCCCGTCGCGCTGGGGCCCGACTGGACGGTGTCGGGCTCCGACGAAGTGCTGAGCGAGATGCGCTTCGCGCTCGAGTGGGCCGCGGCCGAGGGCGTCGCGCAGGTCACGCCCGAAGCGCTCGTCGAGATGGCGACCCTCGGCGGTGCCGACGCGGTCGATCTCGGCGCGCACATCGGACGCCTCGCGCCGGGCCTGCGCGCCGACGTCGTGGTGTTCGGTCGCGTCGCGAGCAGCGATCCCTACCTCGCGGTCACCGACAGCCGCGCCGCCGACGTGCGCCTCGTGATGATCGACGGCCGCGCCTACTACGGCGATCTCGCGCTCGAGGACGCGACCGCCTTCAACGGCTCGTGCGACACGATCGATGCGTGCGGCGCGTCGAAGTTCCTCTGCGCCGCGGGCACCACCGAGGCCGCGACCGCAGGCGCCGAGACCGTCGACGAGATCGAGTCGCTGCTGCGCAACTACCTCGAGACCGGCTGGCTCCAGGACCCCGACGGCACCGGCCCGCTCGCGCCCGAGCCCCGTGCGTTCGTGCTCGACGGCGACGACCTCGCGCCGCTGATCGACTGCTCGCTCTGA
- a CDS encoding SecDF P1 head subdomain-containing protein — MTTSRAAILTFALLTSCSFGVEQYRERPPAPSLAIRMVAIEGAEGEVLPRWSGATDELLAVEHGVVVESHNIVHVRLLVSPDGSRILVLDLDDTGRSRLAEASTLHVGRRLAIVVDGRIVAAPTILTPLTEGEAYVAVPDPELERAFDALSAEN, encoded by the coding sequence ATGACGACCTCGCGCGCTGCGATCCTCACGTTCGCCCTGCTCACGTCGTGCTCGTTCGGCGTCGAGCAGTATCGCGAGCGCCCCCCGGCTCCGTCGCTCGCGATCCGGATGGTCGCGATCGAGGGCGCGGAGGGCGAGGTGTTGCCGCGATGGTCGGGCGCGACCGACGAGCTCCTCGCGGTGGAGCACGGCGTCGTGGTCGAGTCGCACAACATCGTCCACGTGCGGCTGCTCGTGTCGCCGGACGGCTCGCGGATCTTGGTCCTCGATCTCGACGACACCGGAAGGTCGCGCCTCGCCGAGGCATCGACGCTGCACGTCGGCCGCCGCCTCGCGATCGTCGTCGACGGCCGGATCGTCGCAGCGCCGACCATCCTCACCCCGCTGACCGAAGGCGAAGCCTACGTCGCGGTCCCCGACCCCGAGCTCGAGCGCGCATTCGACGCGCTGAGCGCAGAGAACTGA
- a CDS encoding iron-containing redox enzyme family protein produces MDRDGFREALLRVMERKVHWAWPSFTSGRVAKSRLHVHLEQEWEVYVRDFPVMVGRAYVQCPIAAVRRELAENLYEEETGGLHAGKPHPELFLEYPRGLGFDLSRFDRVELLPGAARYRAFLDDATNQRGWAVATAIVTLFVEGTPHERALFDTSAPARPEPPLEQHPLVVHYGLPLASLALTKAHRGVEGDHRLAAWRMMLDHVAESDRPRVVSAMDEAVERWLAYRDDVAQAVGLER; encoded by the coding sequence ATGGATCGCGACGGGTTCCGTGAGGCGCTCCTCCGTGTGATGGAGCGCAAGGTCCACTGGGCTTGGCCTTCGTTCACGTCGGGGCGCGTCGCGAAGTCGCGCCTGCACGTGCACCTCGAGCAGGAGTGGGAGGTCTACGTACGCGACTTCCCGGTGATGGTCGGGCGCGCCTACGTGCAGTGCCCGATCGCGGCGGTGCGGCGCGAGCTCGCCGAGAACCTCTACGAGGAGGAGACCGGCGGCCTCCACGCGGGCAAGCCGCACCCCGAGCTCTTCCTCGAGTACCCGCGCGGGCTCGGGTTCGATCTCTCGCGCTTCGATCGCGTCGAGCTGCTGCCCGGCGCGGCGCGGTATCGCGCGTTCCTCGACGACGCGACGAACCAGCGGGGATGGGCGGTCGCCACCGCGATCGTGACGCTCTTCGTCGAGGGCACGCCGCACGAGCGCGCGCTCTTCGACACGAGCGCGCCCGCGCGGCCCGAGCCGCCGCTCGAGCAGCATCCGCTGGTCGTGCACTACGGCCTGCCGCTCGCGTCGCTCGCGCTCACCAAGGCGCATCGCGGGGTCGAGGGCGATCATCGCCTCGCGGCGTGGCGGATGATGCTCGATCACGTCGCGGAGAGTGATCGCCCGCGCGTCGTGAGCGCGATGGACGAGGCGGTCGAGCGCTGGCTCGCCTATCGCGACGACGTCGCGCAGGCAGTCGGGCTCGAGCGCTGA
- a CDS encoding class I SAM-dependent methyltransferase produces the protein MTASERTSDDEKQRAIYRDAADAYDRLVRAEDADGALPRALAELAVVRGARALDVGSGTGRVARVLLELGAREVVGVDRAPAMLEVAARSLPADRVRLIEADARALDLASIGGEGSFDLATAGWCFGHFRHWMPDGWRDEVGRALDAMERAVAPGGALVVIETLGTGHTEPRHHDALEEYFALLEARGYARRWIRTDYAFATSDEAAEVLGAFFSEALVAQIRDQRLARVPECTGIWHRTGR, from the coding sequence ATGACGGCGAGCGAGCGAACGAGCGACGACGAGAAGCAGCGTGCGATCTACCGCGATGCGGCGGACGCCTACGATCGTCTGGTCCGCGCGGAGGACGCGGACGGAGCGCTCCCACGCGCGCTCGCGGAGCTCGCGGTGGTGCGCGGCGCGCGCGCGCTCGACGTGGGCTCGGGCACGGGGCGCGTGGCGCGCGTGCTGCTCGAGCTCGGTGCGCGCGAGGTCGTCGGCGTCGATCGCGCGCCGGCGATGCTCGAGGTGGCGGCGCGCTCGCTCCCTGCCGATCGCGTCCGGCTGATCGAGGCCGATGCGCGCGCGCTCGATCTCGCGTCGATCGGCGGTGAAGGATCGTTCGATCTCGCGACGGCCGGCTGGTGCTTCGGTCACTTCCGGCACTGGATGCCGGACGGATGGCGCGACGAGGTCGGCCGCGCGCTCGACGCGATGGAGCGCGCGGTCGCGCCCGGCGGCGCGCTCGTCGTGATCGAGACGCTGGGGACCGGGCACACCGAGCCGCGCCATCACGACGCGCTCGAGGAGTACTTCGCGCTGCTCGAGGCGCGGGGCTACGCGCGGCGCTGGATCCGAACCGACTACGCGTTCGCAACGAGCGACGAGGCCGCCGAGGTGCTCGGCGCGTTCTTCTCCGAGGCGCTCGTCGCGCAGATCCGCGACCAGCGTCTCGCGCGCGTCCCCGAGTGCACGGGGATCTGGCACCGCACGGGTCGATAG
- a CDS encoding AgmX/PglI C-terminal domain-containing protein, translated as MAAPIGGTTDSATRREHGNAARLAPMSRPVMRTTLALAAALLVLPSTAAHAQELERARDAHREATAMASGPCSDRALVVVRIAERMKREHDRAVLHALDAELATARRTMRACGQNAPPAPAAVRGRLVLPAQVLETRGSSSFDVRLLHRMIETRQAALRACYERELRDDPALQGTVDVEVRVLGSGSLEVRELHSSIADPDVGACVERVLSGFRFNPGPRTPASYALRFAFERQP; from the coding sequence GTGGCCGCGCCCATCGGCGGTACTACCGACAGCGCGACGCGGCGTGAGCACGGCAACGCGGCGCGGCTCGCTCCGATGAGCCGCCCCGTCATGCGAACGACCCTCGCTCTCGCCGCCGCGCTGCTCGTCCTTCCGTCCACTGCTGCTCACGCGCAGGAGCTCGAGCGCGCGCGCGACGCGCACCGCGAGGCGACCGCGATGGCATCGGGACCGTGCTCCGATCGCGCGCTCGTCGTCGTGCGCATCGCCGAGCGCATGAAGCGCGAGCACGATCGCGCCGTGCTGCATGCGCTCGATGCCGAGCTCGCCACCGCACGCCGCACGATGCGCGCGTGCGGGCAGAACGCTCCGCCGGCGCCAGCGGCCGTGCGCGGTCGTCTGGTGCTCCCGGCCCAGGTGCTCGAGACGCGCGGATCCTCATCGTTCGACGTGCGGCTGCTCCACCGGATGATCGAGACCCGCCAGGCCGCGCTGCGCGCCTGCTACGAGCGCGAGCTCCGCGACGATCCGGCGCTGCAGGGAACGGTGGACGTCGAGGTGAGGGTGCTCGGCTCGGGGAGCCTGGAGGTCCGCGAGCTCCACAGCTCGATCGCCGATCCCGACGTCGGCGCGTGCGTCGAGCGCGTGCTGAGCGGCTTCCGCTTCAACCCCGGCCCGCGCACGCCCGCGTCCTACGCGCTGCGCTTCGCGTTCGAGCGTCAGCCGTAG